One genomic region from Curtobacterium sp. 9128 encodes:
- a CDS encoding serine hydrolase domain-containing protein encodes MSLEARLTTLLDVAVDGGVASAAAAVVVVDGSVAARSVRGTVATVDDDGAAIPAEARTAVADGARFDLASVTKTYSAYTLLRLVESGVLGLDDPIAEHLPDYRTDPDRRAVTLRHLLTHTSGLPATWGGWRAPFDAALAALPDGAPTFRASPLSDRAALRADLARTTLTEPPGRHWEYACTGFNTAMLVAEAATGEPWADLVSRETLVPLGLADTRYRPNDAGPRDDVVATEYQPELHRGVVRGDVHDESSWSLGGATANAGLFADVDDVARFGEVLRRGETEVTARWMWDDQLPTVTGRPDPRGDGTGASLGLRVGETSWMGASGAASRGHTGFTGTSVQVDRDAGLTIVLLTNRVHPTRHGSGVTALRRDVADLAFACR; translated from the coding sequence ATGAGCCTGGAGGCTCGGCTCACCACGCTCCTCGACGTCGCGGTGGACGGCGGGGTCGCCTCCGCAGCGGCCGCCGTCGTGGTCGTCGACGGGAGCGTCGCGGCGCGGAGCGTCCGTGGCACGGTCGCGACCGTCGACGACGACGGCGCCGCGATCCCCGCCGAGGCGCGCACCGCGGTCGCCGACGGAGCGCGCTTCGACCTGGCGTCCGTGACGAAGACGTACTCGGCGTACACGCTCCTCCGGCTCGTGGAGTCCGGTGTGCTCGGCCTCGACGACCCGATCGCGGAACACCTGCCGGACTACCGGACCGACCCGGACCGACGTGCCGTCACCCTCCGTCACCTGCTGACCCACACCTCCGGGCTGCCGGCGACCTGGGGCGGCTGGCGGGCTCCCTTCGATGCGGCGCTCGCCGCGCTGCCGGACGGCGCTCCGACCTTCCGGGCGTCGCCGCTGTCGGACCGGGCCGCTCTCCGGGCGGACCTGGCGCGCACGACGCTCACCGAGCCTCCCGGCCGGCACTGGGAGTACGCGTGCACCGGGTTCAACACGGCCATGCTCGTGGCGGAGGCCGCGACCGGCGAGCCGTGGGCCGACCTCGTCTCGCGCGAGACGCTCGTCCCGCTCGGGCTCGCGGACACGCGCTACCGACCGAACGATGCCGGGCCGCGGGACGACGTCGTCGCGACCGAGTACCAGCCGGAGCTGCACCGCGGCGTCGTGCGCGGCGACGTGCACGACGAGTCGTCGTGGTCACTCGGCGGCGCGACCGCGAACGCGGGGCTCTTCGCTGACGTCGACGACGTCGCGCGCTTCGGCGAGGTGCTCCGTCGTGGCGAGACCGAGGTCACCGCGCGGTGGATGTGGGACGACCAGTTGCCCACGGTGACCGGACGGCCGGATCCACGCGGCGACGGGACGGGAGCCAGTCTCGGGCTCCGCGTCGGCGAGACGTCGTGGATGGGCGCCTCCGGCGCGGCCTCGCGCGGGCACACCGGGTTCACGGGCACGTCGGTCCAGGTCGACCGGGATGCCGGACTGACGATCGTGCTGCTGACGAACCGGGTGCACCCCACACGGCACGGCTCGGGTGTCACGGCGCTGCGTCGCGACGTCGCCGACCTGGCGTTCGCGTGCCGGTGA
- a CDS encoding serine hydrolase, whose translation MPVSVAGDGGPLVTWVLLDPTGGTVSERDADVVLPAASTIKLVVLLALLLEVDDGTIALDRSVTVSSTTASAAGGGIVVRPDPEDADPEFPPDGAEATVAALAGMMIERSSNEATNVLLDLLGPERIAETIRAAELGRTVLARKLGDVPAQRAGLENRSSASDLARTMHLLVSGRMLAASSAAFARAVLARQRFPHIARELPPGRWWGSKSGWVPGVVHDVAAFATTADADDASVLAVCTRGFDEAQGDAVIRSVGSVLRSCFLIT comes from the coding sequence GTGCCGGTGAGCGTGGCCGGTGACGGCGGACCGCTCGTCACCTGGGTGCTCCTCGACCCCACCGGTGGCACGGTGTCCGAACGGGACGCCGACGTGGTGCTGCCAGCGGCCTCCACCATCAAGCTCGTCGTGCTCCTCGCCCTGCTCCTGGAGGTCGACGACGGCACGATCGCGCTGGACCGATCGGTCACGGTGTCCTCGACCACGGCGTCGGCGGCGGGCGGCGGCATCGTCGTCCGACCGGATCCCGAGGACGCCGACCCGGAGTTCCCGCCGGACGGCGCGGAGGCGACCGTCGCGGCGCTCGCCGGGATGATGATCGAACGGTCCTCGAACGAGGCGACCAACGTGCTCCTGGACCTGCTCGGTCCCGAACGGATCGCGGAGACCATCCGTGCGGCGGAGCTCGGCCGCACGGTCCTCGCCCGCAAGCTCGGCGACGTGCCGGCGCAGCGTGCGGGGCTCGAGAACCGGTCGTCCGCGTCCGACCTCGCCCGCACGATGCACCTGCTCGTGTCCGGTCGCATGCTCGCCGCGTCGAGCGCCGCGTTCGCGCGTGCGGTGCTCGCACGACAGCGTTTTCCGCACATCGCGCGCGAGCTGCCACCCGGTCGGTGGTGGGGGTCGAAGAGCGGGTGGGTCCCGGGGGTCGTGCACGACGTCGCCGCGTTCGCGACCACTGCGGACGCCGATGACGCGTCCGTCCTGGCGGTCTGCACGCGCGGCTTCGACGAGGCGCAGGGCGATGCGGTCATCCGGTCCGTGGGGAGCGTGTTGCGATCGTGTTTCCTGATCACGTAA
- a CDS encoding carbohydrate ABC transporter permease, giving the protein MTAIPTRPARPAGAAPTRHRGRRAGAAPVVSHVVLVIASIVVLLPLLFVVFLSFKDIPGILGTPLSWPDVFHVENYPNAWNEGDIGRFLANTIIVACVTVAAILAFSSLAAFVIARYRFTGNQLLYLFFVSGLALPIQIIALPIFILIKNLHLLNTLTSLVIVFASGGISYSVFILVNFMRTIPFELQEAAVMDGAGPLRIYWHIVLPLIRPALGIVAIFQFLSAWKEFFLPLLLVQDPSSMTVPVGILSFVGEHSTEWQLLLAGLVIISLPTLIGFLLVAKQFRRNLVGGGVKA; this is encoded by the coding sequence ATGACCGCCATCCCCACTCGGCCCGCTCGCCCCGCAGGAGCAGCACCGACGCGGCACCGCGGCCGGCGGGCCGGCGCCGCTCCGGTCGTGAGCCACGTCGTCCTCGTCATCGCGTCGATCGTCGTGCTGCTGCCGCTGCTGTTCGTCGTGTTCCTGTCGTTCAAGGACATCCCCGGCATCCTCGGCACCCCGCTGTCGTGGCCGGACGTCTTCCACGTCGAGAATTACCCGAACGCCTGGAACGAGGGCGACATCGGGCGCTTCCTGGCCAACACGATCATCGTCGCGTGCGTCACCGTCGCCGCGATCCTCGCGTTCTCGTCGCTCGCCGCGTTCGTGATCGCGCGCTACCGGTTCACGGGCAACCAGCTGCTGTACCTGTTCTTCGTGTCCGGTCTCGCGCTGCCGATCCAGATCATCGCGCTGCCGATCTTCATCCTCATCAAGAACCTGCACCTGCTGAACACGCTCACGTCGCTGGTCATCGTGTTCGCGTCCGGTGGGATCTCGTACAGCGTGTTCATCCTCGTCAACTTCATGCGGACGATCCCCTTCGAGCTGCAGGAGGCCGCGGTGATGGACGGTGCCGGCCCGCTGCGGATCTACTGGCACATCGTGCTGCCGCTGATCCGCCCGGCGCTCGGCATCGTCGCGATCTTCCAGTTCCTGTCGGCGTGGAAGGAGTTCTTCCTCCCGCTGCTCCTCGTGCAGGACCCGTCGAGCATGACCGTGCCCGTCGGCATCCTCTCCTTCGTCGGCGAGCACTCCACGGAGTGGCAACTCCTCCTCGCCGGGCTCGTCATCATCAGCCTGCCGACCCTCATCGGGTTCCTGCTCGTCGCGAAACAGTTCCGACGGAACCTCGTCGGCGGCGGCGTCAAGGCCTGA
- a CDS encoding extracellular solute-binding protein, whose protein sequence is MQRTHTTRHRRGRTLAVVGAVAAAAIALAGCSAGGSAAGADSGDSSGPTVSVWSWRSQDKPLWESVQKNLRAEGTDLTIKFRSISATSYDSVLKTAMNGGSGPDIFYDRAGNGTQTYAAAGLVKPIDDVADTSGMKPASLAAAQYQGKTYGVPFAVQTMSMFYNKKILKDAGIEKPTTWKQFIAAMKKLKSKGTTPMYTMGVQQWLMSLQLQAVGASTVSNTTAQAITDKKSDYTDPEFVQSLAAFQDLAPYLQDNWQATGSAGNEQETAFALGKAAFIIDGIFDTATIDQVNPDLDYGQMLVPSPNGQKPKITWYVDGNISMNAKIGDSAVEKASEKVIAYTATKKFGNAFSDVAGEISPIAGVTIPKKYPLSRQAAAWFDSQAANPIIGIRSPMDTPDPDPTSLSKKKTVSTTSGVYTAEQDVVVPLLEGKTTPQEAAEHINGKLDWYFGAK, encoded by the coding sequence ATGCAACGAACGCACACCACCCGACACCGTCGCGGCAGGACCCTCGCGGTCGTCGGCGCCGTCGCCGCAGCCGCCATCGCCCTCGCCGGGTGTTCAGCGGGCGGGTCCGCCGCCGGTGCCGACAGCGGGGACTCGAGCGGGCCGACCGTGTCCGTCTGGTCGTGGCGCTCCCAGGACAAGCCCCTGTGGGAGAGCGTCCAGAAGAACCTCCGCGCCGAGGGCACCGACCTCACGATCAAGTTCCGGTCCATCTCCGCGACGTCCTACGACTCCGTGCTGAAGACCGCGATGAACGGTGGGAGCGGGCCGGACATCTTCTACGACCGCGCCGGCAACGGCACCCAGACGTACGCGGCGGCGGGGCTCGTCAAGCCGATCGACGACGTCGCCGACACCTCCGGCATGAAGCCGGCGTCGCTCGCGGCCGCGCAGTACCAGGGCAAGACGTACGGCGTCCCCTTCGCGGTCCAGACGATGTCGATGTTCTACAACAAGAAGATCCTCAAGGACGCCGGCATCGAGAAGCCGACCACGTGGAAGCAGTTCATCGCCGCGATGAAGAAGCTCAAGTCCAAGGGCACGACCCCGATGTACACGATGGGCGTCCAGCAGTGGCTGATGTCGCTCCAGCTGCAGGCGGTCGGCGCGTCCACGGTGAGCAACACCACCGCGCAGGCGATCACGGACAAGAAGTCGGACTACACGGACCCGGAGTTCGTGCAGTCGCTCGCCGCGTTCCAGGACCTCGCACCGTACCTGCAGGACAACTGGCAGGCGACGGGTTCGGCCGGCAACGAGCAGGAGACGGCCTTCGCGCTCGGCAAGGCGGCGTTCATCATCGACGGCATCTTCGACACGGCGACGATCGACCAGGTGAACCCCGACCTCGACTACGGGCAGATGCTCGTCCCGTCGCCGAACGGCCAGAAGCCGAAGATCACCTGGTACGTCGACGGCAACATCTCGATGAACGCGAAGATCGGTGACTCGGCCGTGGAGAAGGCGTCCGAGAAGGTCATCGCCTACACGGCGACGAAGAAGTTCGGCAACGCGTTCTCGGACGTCGCGGGTGAGATCTCCCCGATCGCCGGCGTGACGATCCCGAAGAAGTACCCGCTCAGCCGACAGGCCGCGGCGTGGTTCGACAGCCAGGCGGCGAACCCGATCATCGGGATCCGCTCGCCGATGGACACGCCGGACCCCGACCCGACGTCGCTCTCGAAGAAGAAGACGGTGTCGACGACCTCGGGCGTGTACACGGCCGAGCAGGACGTCGTCGTGCCGCTCCTCGAGGGCAAGACGACCCCGCAGGAAGCCGCCGAGCACATCAACGGCAAGCTCGACTGGTACTTCGGGGCCAAGTGA
- a CDS encoding sugar ABC transporter permease → MPKRQVAILAAFVAPAFLLFAVFVVFPLLDGVRYSFYNWNGTGPLSNFIGLGNYTFTLFDPSFAPEFWRAVGHNLYFFAISMVLTLVFGIGLAYMMMIVNERASQRYSIIMMLPFTLPPVAIAYIWTIYLEPNSGVLYSVLHALHLDALALPFLGSTTLALPTIAVITAWVGMGFPVLVFLASLTEVPQDTMDAAALDGAGRFRILWSVLIPAIRPTILLITTMNFIGAFGTFDLIYIMQGSQAGPSGSTDVLGTLFYRTGFGGFGTTAQSMGLATALAVVGFVIVVGVSAVFLRLQKRFAD, encoded by the coding sequence ATGCCGAAGCGCCAGGTCGCGATCCTCGCCGCCTTCGTCGCCCCGGCGTTCCTGCTCTTCGCGGTCTTCGTGGTGTTCCCGCTGCTCGACGGCGTCCGGTACAGCTTCTACAACTGGAACGGCACCGGCCCGCTGTCGAACTTCATCGGCCTCGGGAACTACACGTTCACGCTCTTCGACCCCTCGTTCGCCCCGGAGTTCTGGCGGGCGGTCGGCCACAACCTGTACTTCTTCGCCATCTCGATGGTCCTGACGCTCGTGTTCGGCATCGGGCTCGCGTACATGATGATGATCGTCAACGAGCGGGCGTCGCAGCGCTACTCGATCATCATGATGCTGCCGTTCACGCTGCCCCCGGTCGCGATCGCGTACATCTGGACGATCTACCTCGAACCGAACAGCGGCGTGCTGTACTCCGTGCTGCACGCGCTCCACCTCGACGCCCTCGCGCTGCCGTTCCTCGGATCGACGACGCTCGCGCTCCCGACGATCGCCGTCATCACGGCGTGGGTCGGCATGGGCTTCCCGGTGCTGGTGTTCCTCGCGTCGCTGACCGAGGTGCCGCAGGACACGATGGACGCCGCAGCGCTCGATGGTGCCGGGCGGTTCCGGATCCTGTGGTCGGTCCTCATCCCGGCGATCCGGCCGACGATCCTGCTCATCACGACGATGAACTTCATCGGCGCCTTCGGGACGTTCGACCTGATCTACATCATGCAGGGGAGCCAGGCCGGGCCGAGCGGCTCGACGGACGTCCTCGGCACGCTGTTCTACCGGACCGGCTTCGGTGGGTTCGGGACGACGGCGCAGTCGATGGGGCTCGCGACGGCGCTCGCCGTCGTCGGGTTCGTCATCGTGGTCGGCGTCTCGGCGGTCTTCCTCCGGCTGCAGAAGCGGTTCGCGGACTGA
- a CDS encoding amidohydrolase family protein, translating to MLTVSGARRVLVDPRTERDGDVLVDDGSPDRATLDASGCVVTPGLVNAHHHLLQTAFRTLPGTRGVPMSAWLPTMADAYGRVGHDPELYGLAATVGAAEGLLSGVTTIADHHLNWPAAASADDTVALAAATAGAVRALGGRLAFVRGSARDDPDRAAASAEAIVTGLLHPDAVGGVDPDGLLQVAVGPAGVHSDGEATFRALGDVATRHGLRRRTQANEQVDTAIALERYGRRPIDLLEDWGWLAPDVTIAHLCDVTDDEIARLAAAGVTATHAPGCDVPMGWGIAPVARLTDAGIRVGLGTSGGGSNDAGHLLADARLAMQVSALVGPQLPARQVLGMATEGSALGLGRPELGHLGAGSAGDLCVWDVSGVADAGVDDPVAGLLWASPGRRPRHVVVGGRVVVRDFALVAADERELATRLRDRLARTPVTT from the coding sequence ATGCTCACCGTCTCCGGCGCACGCCGCGTCCTCGTCGACCCCAGGACCGAACGGGACGGAGACGTCCTCGTCGACGACGGCTCGCCGGACCGCGCGACCCTCGACGCCTCCGGCTGCGTCGTCACCCCCGGCCTCGTCAACGCCCACCACCACCTGCTGCAGACGGCCTTCCGGACCCTCCCGGGCACGCGTGGCGTGCCCATGTCGGCGTGGTTGCCGACGATGGCCGATGCGTACGGCCGGGTCGGCCACGATCCCGAGCTCTACGGACTCGCCGCGACCGTCGGAGCCGCGGAGGGCCTCCTGTCCGGGGTCACCACGATCGCCGACCACCACCTGAACTGGCCGGCCGCGGCGTCCGCGGACGACACGGTCGCGCTGGCGGCCGCGACGGCCGGGGCGGTCCGAGCGCTCGGTGGCCGCCTGGCGTTCGTCCGCGGCTCCGCGCGGGACGACCCGGACCGCGCGGCCGCGTCGGCCGAGGCGATCGTGACCGGTCTGCTCCACCCCGACGCCGTCGGTGGTGTCGACCCCGACGGTCTGCTCCAGGTCGCGGTCGGACCGGCGGGCGTGCACTCCGACGGTGAAGCGACGTTCCGGGCGCTCGGCGACGTGGCCACACGCCACGGGCTCCGCCGCCGGACGCAGGCGAACGAGCAGGTCGACACCGCCATCGCGCTCGAGCGGTACGGCCGACGGCCGATCGACCTGCTCGAGGACTGGGGCTGGCTCGCGCCGGACGTGACCATCGCGCACCTGTGCGACGTGACCGACGACGAGATCGCCCGGCTCGCCGCCGCCGGCGTGACCGCGACGCACGCGCCGGGGTGCGACGTGCCGATGGGGTGGGGCATCGCCCCGGTCGCACGGCTCACGGACGCCGGGATCAGGGTCGGACTCGGGACGAGCGGTGGCGGCAGCAACGACGCCGGGCACCTGCTCGCGGACGCCCGGCTCGCGATGCAGGTGTCGGCACTGGTCGGACCGCAGCTCCCGGCCCGGCAGGTGCTCGGGATGGCGACGGAGGGCTCCGCCCTCGGACTCGGCCGACCGGAACTCGGCCACCTCGGTGCCGGTTCCGCCGGGGACCTCTGCGTGTGGGACGTGTCCGGGGTCGCCGACGCCGGTGTCGACGACCCGGTGGCCGGCCTGCTGTGGGCGTCACCGGGGCGCCGGCCCCGGCACGTCGTCGTCGGTGGGCGCGTGGTGGTGAGGGACTTCGCGCTCGTGGCCGCCGACGAGCGCGAGCTCGCGACCCGGCTGCGGGACCGGTTGGCACGGACGCCGGTCACGACGTGA
- a CDS encoding PDR/VanB family oxidoreductase, with the protein MSARFPLRIAARRTVAADVVAIDLAAVGPEPLPTWQPGAHLDVEVAPGVERQYSLVTTTDDGHWRVAVLREHGGRGGSVAVHDTLEVGSTVTVGGPRNHFAFDPDRPAVFVAGGIGITPIAAMIAEAELRGTPWELHYAGRRRDAMAFAEDLVADHPGRVSLAVADEGTRLDVEALLAAPRDAVVYCCGPRRLMDAVEAAAAHWPDGSVRVERFEASDAATLPGTEFEAELAVSGMTLTVPADRTLLEVAEDAGVFVLSSCREGTCGTCETPVLEGSVDHRDAVLSAAEQAGDHTMMICVSRAARGCPRLVLDL; encoded by the coding sequence ATGAGCGCTCGGTTCCCCCTCCGGATCGCCGCCCGCCGGACCGTCGCGGCGGACGTCGTCGCGATCGACCTCGCCGCTGTCGGCCCCGAGCCGCTCCCCACCTGGCAGCCGGGCGCACACCTCGACGTCGAGGTCGCACCCGGCGTCGAGCGGCAGTACTCGCTCGTCACCACCACGGACGACGGGCACTGGCGGGTGGCCGTCCTCCGCGAGCACGGCGGCCGCGGTGGCTCGGTGGCCGTCCACGACACGCTCGAGGTCGGGAGCACCGTGACGGTCGGCGGCCCGCGCAACCACTTCGCCTTCGATCCCGATCGACCCGCGGTGTTCGTCGCCGGCGGCATCGGCATCACCCCGATCGCCGCGATGATCGCCGAGGCCGAGCTCCGTGGGACCCCGTGGGAGCTGCACTACGCGGGTCGCCGGCGGGACGCGATGGCCTTCGCCGAGGACCTCGTGGCCGACCACCCGGGCCGGGTGTCGCTCGCCGTCGCCGACGAGGGCACACGACTCGACGTCGAGGCACTGCTCGCCGCGCCACGTGACGCGGTCGTGTACTGCTGCGGCCCGCGGCGCCTGATGGACGCGGTCGAGGCGGCGGCGGCGCACTGGCCGGACGGCAGCGTCCGGGTCGAACGGTTCGAGGCGTCCGACGCCGCCACGCTCCCCGGCACGGAGTTCGAGGCCGAACTGGCCGTGTCCGGGATGACCCTGACCGTGCCGGCGGACCGGACGCTGCTCGAGGTCGCCGAGGACGCCGGGGTGTTCGTCCTGTCGTCCTGCCGCGAGGGCACGTGCGGCACCTGCGAGACGCCGGTGCTCGAGGGCTCGGTCGACCACCGCGACGCCGTGCTGAGCGCCGCGGAACAGGCCGGCGACCACACCATGATGATCTGCGTGTCCCGCGCGGCACGGGGCTGCCCGCGCCTGGTCCTCGACCTCTAG